One window from the genome of Gemmatimonadota bacterium encodes:
- a CDS encoding TIGR01777 family oxidoreductase, giving the protein MKILISGASGLIGSALKTALSARGDRVLSLTRRTARNNDEITWDPSSNTLDPSRLTNIDGVIHLAGENIASRRWSAAQKARIRDSRVQGTTLLAQTLASVSPPPKVFISASAIGYYGNRDDEILTEDSPPGEGFLPDVSIAWENAAKPATEAGIRTVHPRIGLVLSPTGGALGKMLLPFKLGLGGIIGSGNQYMSWITLDDLISLFLFAIDHESISGAINAVSPTPVTNREFTKTLGRVLSRPTIFPLPAFAAKLALGEMADALLLASTRVISSRLENTSFTFAHPHLEPALRHLL; this is encoded by the coding sequence ATGAAAATCCTGATATCCGGTGCTTCTGGCCTCATTGGCTCAGCACTCAAAACCGCACTGAGCGCGCGCGGTGACCGCGTATTGTCTCTCACCCGACGCACTGCCCGCAACAACGATGAAATCACCTGGGACCCATCTTCTAATACCCTCGATCCCTCGCGCCTCACCAACATAGATGGCGTCATACACCTCGCCGGAGAAAACATCGCCTCCCGACGCTGGAGTGCAGCGCAAAAGGCGCGTATCCGCGACAGCCGCGTACAGGGCACCACCTTGCTCGCCCAAACACTCGCATCTGTATCTCCGCCGCCAAAAGTCTTCATCTCCGCTTCTGCCATCGGTTATTACGGCAATCGCGACGACGAAATCCTCACCGAAGACAGCCCGCCAGGAGAAGGCTTTCTCCCGGACGTATCCATCGCCTGGGAAAACGCCGCCAAACCCGCCACAGAAGCTGGCATACGAACCGTCCACCCGCGCATCGGCCTTGTTCTATCCCCCACAGGCGGGGCACTCGGCAAAATGCTCTTGCCCTTCAAATTGGGATTGGGCGGCATCATTGGATCGGGCAATCAGTACATGAGTTGGATCACCCTCGACGACCTGATCTCCCTATTCCTCTTTGCAATAGATCACGAATCCATCAGCGGTGCCATCAACGCCGTATCTCCAACACCTGTCACCAATCGCGAATTTACCAAAACCCTCGGTCGCGTCCTATCTCGCCCGACAATTTTTCCCCTACCCGCATTTGCCGCCAAACTCGCACTCGGCGAAATGGCCGATGCTCTCTTGCTCGCAAGCACCCGCGTTATCTCCTCACGCCTCGAAAACACCAGCTTCACCTTTGCCCATCCCCACCTCGAGCCTGCCCTGCGTCATCTGTTATAA
- a CDS encoding cytidylate kinase-like family protein: MGVITISREYGSDGRTVARKVAETLSYHNIDKDLLVEVAQKAQVPVSEVERYDELPEHPALRILRKFLTPGYADTLTGLSEYEWWAAATVPELSEHKEQALTTMDEEVYAKLTAEVEVQLADQGDVVILGRGGQAVLKGREDTLHVRVVATQDFKLDVVKERDQLTNDEDAIRRMRGVDERRRTYIKRHYKVAWDNPHLYSVIVNTGFLGVDGAVDAIVCAAQKVIRR, encoded by the coding sequence ATGGGTGTTATCACTATTTCAAGGGAATACGGAAGTGATGGACGTACTGTTGCCCGGAAGGTCGCCGAGACACTGTCTTATCACAATATAGATAAAGATTTGCTCGTTGAGGTGGCACAAAAAGCCCAGGTGCCGGTGTCAGAAGTCGAACGCTATGACGAGCTACCCGAACATCCCGCACTGAGAATTTTGCGAAAATTTCTCACGCCCGGATACGCAGATACCTTGACGGGGTTGTCGGAATACGAGTGGTGGGCTGCGGCGACTGTGCCCGAGTTGTCAGAGCACAAAGAGCAGGCGCTGACGACAATGGATGAAGAGGTGTATGCGAAGTTGACCGCAGAAGTGGAGGTGCAATTGGCCGATCAAGGCGATGTGGTCATATTGGGGAGAGGTGGGCAGGCTGTCTTGAAAGGCCGCGAAGATACGTTGCATGTGCGCGTGGTGGCGACGCAAGACTTTAAGCTGGATGTGGTGAAAGAGCGCGATCAATTGACTAACGATGAGGATGCAATAAGGCGAATGAGAGGCGTGGATGAGCGCCGCAGGACGTATATCAAACGCCATTATAAGGTGGCCTGGGATAATCCACATCTATACTCTGTCATAGTGAATACCGGCTTTTTGGGCGTTGATGGTGCCGTAGATGCGATTGTTTGCGCTGCACAGAAGGTGATCCGCAGATGA
- a CDS encoding Glu/Leu/Phe/Val dehydrogenase — MSSPEPSFKESVDLMFDRAVATLDLPPGLADQIKINNNIYLVRFFVKLRDSYRIFTGWRSVHSEHRLPVKGGIRYAPTVSQDDVEALAALMTYKCAIVDVPFGGAKGGLCIDPREYNAHELELITRRFAQELIKKGYINPALNVPAPDMGTGEREMAWIADTYRSLHPEDINAIACTTGKPFSQGGIQGRVEATGRGVFYGIKEFFNNSEDVKNAGMKGNLEGKRIIVQGLGNVGFHATKYLEEEGGARIIGIIEREGAILSEKGFSVEEVAAYRAEHGSLKHFPEATCIANGKSLLEAECDVLIPAAIEGQVTLENARRIKAPVIAEAANGPVTYMADNVLREAGKTIIPDAYLNAGGVTVSYFEWIKNLSHIRFGRLDRRHEAHRGAQIITALEEMVGKPVPDHLKARLSYGSDELDLVRSGLEDTMSTAYQTMSEIHKSRDNVPDLRTAAFAIAIEKIARAYIEMGL; from the coding sequence ATGTCCTCACCTGAACCCAGCTTCAAAGAAAGCGTTGACCTCATGTTTGACCGTGCAGTAGCAACGCTCGATTTGCCCCCGGGACTGGCCGACCAGATCAAAATCAACAACAACATTTACCTGGTGCGCTTCTTTGTAAAACTCCGCGACAGCTATCGCATCTTCACGGGATGGCGCTCTGTTCACAGCGAGCATCGACTGCCCGTCAAAGGAGGCATCCGTTACGCACCCACAGTCAGCCAGGATGACGTAGAAGCACTCGCCGCACTCATGACGTATAAATGCGCAATCGTCGATGTGCCCTTTGGTGGTGCCAAAGGTGGTCTGTGCATTGATCCCCGAGAATACAACGCCCACGAACTCGAGCTCATTACCCGACGTTTTGCACAGGAATTGATCAAAAAGGGATATATCAATCCAGCCCTCAACGTCCCGGCACCCGACATGGGAACCGGAGAACGAGAAATGGCCTGGATCGCAGATACGTATCGCAGCCTGCACCCGGAAGACATCAACGCCATCGCTTGCACAACGGGCAAACCCTTTTCCCAAGGGGGTATTCAGGGACGTGTCGAAGCAACCGGACGGGGTGTATTTTACGGCATCAAGGAATTTTTTAACAACTCAGAAGACGTCAAAAACGCGGGCATGAAAGGCAATTTGGAAGGCAAGCGCATAATCGTACAGGGATTGGGCAATGTGGGCTTTCACGCGACCAAATATCTCGAAGAAGAAGGTGGCGCGCGCATCATCGGCATTATTGAACGCGAAGGAGCAATCCTATCAGAGAAGGGATTTTCAGTGGAAGAAGTCGCTGCTTACCGCGCGGAACACGGTTCATTAAAACACTTTCCAGAAGCCACCTGTATTGCAAATGGCAAAAGCCTGCTCGAAGCAGAATGCGACGTACTCATACCAGCCGCTATTGAAGGCCAGGTCACACTTGAAAATGCCAGACGCATCAAAGCGCCAGTAATAGCAGAAGCGGCCAATGGTCCCGTCACTTACATGGCAGACAACGTATTGCGCGAGGCAGGAAAAACCATCATACCCGACGCCTACCTCAATGCGGGCGGCGTCACAGTTTCTTATTTTGAATGGATCAAGAACCTCTCGCACATCCGCTTCGGGCGCCTCGACAGACGCCACGAAGCACATCGCGGCGCGCAAATCATCACCGCCCTGGAAGAAATGGTTGGCAAACCCGTTCCAGACCATCTCAAAGCAAGACTCTCTTATGGCTCGGATGAACTGGACCTCGTGCGCTCAGGCCTCGAAGACACCATGAGCACTGCCTATCAAACCATGAGTGAAATCCACAAATCTCGCGACAATGTGCCAGATTTACGCACCGCTGCATTTGCCATCGCCATAGAAAAAATCGCACGGGCGTATATAGAAATGGGACTTTGA
- a CDS encoding aminotransferase class V-fold PLP-dependent enzyme, translating to MMREVETVDGLEALKGYRGRGNMVSIFEQLGVRTIINAAGPVTRLSGARMDEDVIDAMREASQVCVDIAELQAGAGKLIAEVTGAEAGYVTSGAAAGLVLATAACVTGMDPGKMNRLPDTSRMKNEVIMPRSHRNFYDHAVRSVGVKLIEVGIPDRFSGAGVRDTEAWEIADAMTDQTAAIVYVAQSFAQPPLPQVTAVAHKRGVPVIVDAAGQLPPAANLKRFVSEGADAVCFSGGKTIGGPQGAGILCGRRDLISSAALQHLDLDVHYDLWNPPPELIDKSALPGAPQHGIGRPCKVGKEQIAGVMVALQKFVAESDEARQARWSQCLQDLADEISDLPGCDMSMDAYRTIPILRLELSPAERGVEVARQLMEGDPSIHISTSGVYDGVLIFNPMCLSEDMIKPIADRLKVLITSCDS from the coding sequence ATGATGCGCGAGGTTGAAACAGTTGATGGGTTGGAGGCGTTAAAAGGCTATCGAGGGAGGGGTAACATGGTGTCTATTTTTGAACAGTTGGGCGTACGCACCATTATTAATGCTGCCGGGCCAGTTACGCGTTTGAGCGGGGCGCGCATGGATGAGGATGTGATCGATGCGATGCGCGAGGCATCACAGGTGTGCGTGGATATTGCAGAGCTACAGGCAGGGGCAGGGAAGTTGATTGCCGAGGTGACTGGTGCCGAAGCCGGATATGTGACATCGGGGGCTGCGGCAGGGCTGGTGCTCGCAACGGCGGCGTGTGTTACGGGTATGGATCCGGGAAAGATGAACCGATTGCCCGATACGTCGAGAATGAAAAATGAGGTGATTATGCCCCGGTCACATCGCAATTTTTACGATCATGCGGTGCGTTCAGTGGGTGTGAAGCTTATTGAGGTGGGCATTCCAGATCGGTTTAGCGGCGCGGGGGTGCGCGATACAGAGGCCTGGGAAATTGCCGATGCGATGACCGATCAGACCGCGGCGATTGTTTATGTGGCGCAGTCTTTCGCGCAGCCGCCTTTGCCACAGGTGACGGCTGTGGCGCACAAACGCGGGGTGCCCGTCATTGTCGATGCTGCAGGTCAGTTGCCGCCAGCGGCAAATTTGAAGCGGTTTGTCAGCGAAGGTGCCGATGCGGTTTGTTTTAGCGGCGGAAAGACCATTGGCGGGCCTCAAGGTGCGGGCATTTTGTGCGGACGCCGGGATCTGATTTCCTCGGCGGCATTGCAGCATCTGGATCTGGATGTGCATTATGACCTGTGGAATCCACCTCCTGAATTGATCGATAAATCCGCATTGCCAGGTGCGCCGCAGCACGGGATTGGGCGACCGTGCAAGGTGGGAAAAGAGCAGATTGCGGGGGTGATGGTCGCACTGCAAAAGTTTGTCGCAGAAAGCGACGAGGCGCGGCAGGCCCGCTGGTCGCAGTGCCTCCAGGATTTGGCAGATGAGATAAGTGATTTACCGGGGTGCGATATGAGTATGGATGCCTACCGCACAATACCCATTTTGCGGCTCGAGCTTTCTCCGGCGGAAAGAGGCGTGGAGGTGGCGCGGCAGTTAATGGAAGGCGATCCGAGTATTCATATTAGTACATCGGGCGTTTACGATGGCGTGTTGATTTTTAATCCCATGTGTTTATCAGAAGATATGATCAAACCGATTGCCGATCGGTTAAAAGTGTTAATCACGAGTTGCGATTCGTGA
- the nadB gene encoding L-aspartate oxidase, with product MSEVSKSDYLVIGSGIAGLSFALKAAETGSVTLITKKEFQESNTNYAQGGIASVLHPDDSFELHREDTIQAGAGLCREDVVDLVVQAGPDMVKALIAWGAEFTRASEGCTTGDLQPPLYSDSEVHNLALGREGGHSKNRIVYAADLTGREIERALTEAAARHPNIALYEHHMAIDLITEHHVYGSKISTPGKIQCWGVYALDAVHGQVKTFLAKFTLLCSGGCGQIYLHSTNPAIATGDGIAMAYRAGASVGNLEFMQFHPTTLYHRDADSFLISEAVRGHGGVLVDRAVRAFMADYHEMGPLAPRDVVARAIDSELKKSGDPCVFLDITHCPGAELQERFPTIYERCLQFGIDITQQPIPVVPAAHYMCGGVFTDTHGRTDIERLYASGEVACTGLHGANRLASNSLLEALVFSDRAFSDIRQHIDARFDFPDVPAWQDDDVFNTEEWVLLSHDRQEVQRLMWDYVGIVRSDFRLKRAARRIGVIVQEVEEFYKRTQVTEALLELRNMTTVAALTVRCALSRRESRGLHYTLDCPAPFKSADDTVVSAWETWGAGLPVIEV from the coding sequence ATGTCTGAGGTTTCTAAATCTGATTATCTGGTTATTGGCAGTGGTATTGCGGGCCTCTCATTTGCGCTTAAAGCGGCAGAGACCGGGTCTGTCACCCTGATTACAAAAAAAGAATTTCAGGAATCCAATACCAATTACGCACAGGGCGGTATTGCTTCTGTTTTGCATCCAGACGATTCGTTTGAGCTTCACAGGGAAGATACCATTCAGGCTGGCGCGGGTTTGTGCCGCGAAGATGTGGTGGATCTGGTGGTGCAGGCAGGTCCCGATATGGTTAAGGCACTCATTGCCTGGGGGGCCGAGTTTACGCGAGCGAGTGAGGGGTGTACGACTGGTGATTTGCAACCACCGTTATATTCCGATTCAGAAGTTCATAATCTCGCGCTCGGGCGCGAGGGCGGGCATTCGAAGAATCGCATTGTGTATGCCGCCGATCTGACCGGGCGAGAGATTGAGCGGGCATTGACCGAAGCAGCGGCAAGACATCCTAATATTGCGTTGTACGAGCATCACATGGCGATTGATTTGATCACGGAACACCATGTGTATGGTTCGAAAATTTCAACGCCGGGGAAGATTCAGTGTTGGGGTGTTTACGCACTGGATGCCGTGCATGGACAGGTGAAGACTTTTTTGGCAAAGTTTACGCTGTTATGTAGCGGCGGGTGTGGTCAGATTTATTTGCATTCGACCAATCCGGCTATTGCTACGGGCGATGGTATTGCCATGGCGTATCGCGCGGGCGCAAGTGTGGGCAATTTGGAGTTTATGCAGTTTCATCCCACGACGCTTTATCATCGGGATGCAGATTCATTTTTGATTTCTGAAGCGGTGCGCGGGCATGGCGGTGTTCTGGTAGATCGGGCGGTGCGGGCGTTTATGGCCGATTATCACGAGATGGGGCCGCTTGCACCTCGAGATGTGGTGGCGCGGGCAATTGATAGCGAGTTGAAAAAGAGCGGTGATCCCTGTGTGTTTCTCGATATTACGCATTGTCCGGGCGCAGAGCTTCAGGAGCGTTTTCCCACGATTTATGAGCGGTGTTTGCAATTTGGCATTGATATAACACAGCAGCCCATTCCGGTTGTGCCCGCCGCGCACTATATGTGTGGTGGGGTGTTCACAGATACGCATGGGCGCACGGATATCGAAAGGCTTTACGCTTCGGGTGAGGTCGCCTGTACGGGGCTACACGGGGCGAATCGCCTGGCGAGCAATTCGCTGTTAGAAGCTCTGGTTTTTTCCGATCGCGCGTTTTCCGATATCCGACAGCACATAGATGCGCGGTTCGATTTTCCCGATGTGCCAGCCTGGCAAGACGATGATGTGTTTAATACCGAAGAATGGGTGTTGCTATCACACGACCGGCAAGAAGTACAGCGTTTGATGTGGGATTATGTGGGGATTGTGCGGTCGGATTTTCGTTTGAAGCGCGCAGCCCGTCGCATTGGCGTGATTGTGCAGGAGGTCGAAGAATTTTATAAGCGCACACAAGTTACCGAGGCATTGCTGGAGTTGCGCAATATGACGACTGTTGCCGCGCTGACTGTGCGCTGCGCATTGTCTCGCCGCGAAAGCCGGGGTTTGCATTATACGCTCGATTGTCCTGCACCATTCAAATCTGCAGATGATACGGTGGTGTCTGCCTGGGAAACGTGGGGTGCGGGGCTGCCGGTTATTGAAGTATGA
- a CDS encoding NUDIX domain-containing protein: protein MQILEATPNRFQGIELDPAALPSDPEEFRTRLSTSLQEWKREAFKLVWINIPIERAALIPVATQAGFTFHHSGIDYLLLTKPLAPNAFIPEYATHYIGAGGVVINEREELLVVSELHRSSSRPYYKLPGGALHPGEHIADCVQREVFEETGVRTKFEKLVCFRHWHGYRYDKSDIYFVCRLSPLSEDISIQADEIEECLWLSVPEYLSSEIVSTFNKHIVKAAIESPGVTHMEIEGYSDPRRHEIFMPNGMAKNIV from the coding sequence ATGCAAATACTCGAAGCCACGCCAAACCGCTTTCAGGGCATTGAACTGGATCCAGCAGCACTGCCGTCTGATCCCGAGGAATTTCGCACGCGCCTCTCAACATCCCTCCAGGAGTGGAAACGCGAGGCATTTAAGCTCGTCTGGATCAACATCCCCATTGAACGGGCAGCACTCATTCCAGTGGCAACACAAGCGGGATTTACATTTCACCACTCGGGAATAGACTATCTTTTGCTCACCAAACCCCTCGCCCCCAATGCCTTCATACCCGAATACGCCACGCATTACATAGGCGCGGGCGGGGTCGTCATCAACGAGCGCGAAGAACTCCTGGTCGTCAGCGAATTACACCGAAGCTCCTCAAGACCCTACTACAAACTACCCGGAGGTGCTCTGCACCCGGGCGAACACATTGCCGACTGCGTCCAGCGCGAAGTCTTTGAAGAAACCGGCGTGCGTACAAAATTCGAAAAACTGGTCTGTTTCCGGCACTGGCACGGCTACCGCTACGACAAATCGGACATCTACTTTGTCTGCCGCCTCTCGCCTTTGAGCGAAGACATATCCATCCAGGCCGACGAAATCGAAGAATGCCTCTGGTTGTCCGTCCCGGAATATCTCTCCAGCGAAATTGTCAGCACATTTAACAAACACATCGTCAAAGCCGCTATCGAAAGCCCCGGCGTCACCCACATGGAAATCGAAGGCTACTCCGACCCCAGGCGCCACGAAATCTTCATGCCCAATGGCATGGCAAAAAATATCGTCTGA
- a CDS encoding zinc-dependent metalloprotease: MNFQRLLIAVALIFGIAFSIQAQEKQPADSTKVAKRDSAKTQKKETPKKDTPKKTIADLTKSSRKYPGLFTVYEDTTTGALQLQIRESQIGKEYIYFTHTVNAPVSAGTYRGNYRGSRVLSIQKHFDKIEIISENTAYYFDPKNALSRAAEANISPSILVSEKIAARNDSTGNILIKADGIFLTEALHRVNRTQNRNNFSLGKLSKTKTKCLSIKNYPKNTDFIIAYTYENPNPKGGGDGITDARNVTITLQHTLIEMPKNDYQPRFDDPRVGYFSTQVTDLTSKSATPYRDLIHRWHIKKRDLKAKRSDPVVPITYWIENTTPKELRPTIKKAALAWNIAFEAAGFKNAVVIKEQPDDADWEAGDIRYNVLRWTSSPNPPFGGYGPSFVNPRTGQILGADIMLEFVFLTNSLRYDKLFDNATPNADSDLPQYCSLGHELHASNLFGTQALRVSGASKLEVDALLKESIYYLILHEIGHTLGLSHNMKSSQLHTPAQLHDKSRTDKMGLTGSVMDYPGVNLSLPGQKQGHYYTTRPGPYDIWAIEFGYSPGRDNIKDEQKRLEKILARSTEPKLMFGNDADDMRSSNRGIDPRVMIYDLSSDAIVHATGRIELVNDVKNKILAKYNTPGNTYHELKTAYLILTAQHRNAAIVLSRYIGGIYVDRAVIGQTGATRPFTPVALADQKRAMEALAKYVLSPNAFDMPSGLYNHLQEQRRGFGFSRAPEDPKIHDRVIGIQQRVFSHLLHPAVQARLLDTALYGNEYALSDMMTDLTNAVFAADAEGTVNSFRQNLQAEYVDRLIDIIDPETKRIYASRAIALHNLKAIQSMLKNKKTTDASTEAHTGYILHMIEQALDKR, encoded by the coding sequence GTGAATTTTCAACGTCTATTAATCGCAGTCGCCCTTATCTTTGGAATTGCATTCTCCATTCAGGCGCAGGAAAAACAACCTGCGGATTCGACAAAGGTCGCCAAACGGGACTCCGCAAAAACCCAAAAAAAGGAAACGCCCAAAAAGGACACACCAAAGAAAACCATTGCCGACCTCACCAAATCCAGCCGCAAGTACCCCGGACTCTTCACCGTTTATGAAGACACGACCACAGGCGCATTGCAATTGCAAATCCGCGAATCGCAAATCGGCAAAGAATACATCTACTTCACCCACACCGTTAACGCCCCCGTATCGGCGGGAACATACAGGGGCAATTATCGCGGTAGCCGCGTGCTTTCCATTCAAAAGCACTTTGACAAAATCGAAATCATCTCTGAAAACACCGCGTACTATTTCGATCCCAAAAACGCCCTGAGCCGCGCAGCCGAAGCCAACATCAGCCCTTCTATTCTCGTATCGGAAAAAATTGCAGCACGCAATGACTCCACGGGCAACATCCTCATCAAAGCCGATGGTATCTTCCTCACAGAAGCACTCCATCGCGTCAACCGAACGCAGAACCGCAACAATTTCTCCCTAGGCAAACTCAGCAAAACCAAAACCAAATGTCTATCCATCAAAAATTATCCCAAAAACACGGATTTCATCATCGCCTACACCTATGAAAATCCCAATCCCAAAGGCGGCGGCGACGGCATAACCGATGCCCGCAATGTGACGATTACCCTGCAACACACCCTGATCGAAATGCCAAAAAATGATTATCAACCGCGATTTGACGACCCGCGCGTCGGTTACTTCAGCACACAGGTGACCGATCTGACCTCCAAAAGCGCGACGCCTTATCGCGATTTGATCCACCGCTGGCACATAAAAAAAAGGGACCTCAAAGCCAAACGCTCCGACCCAGTCGTACCAATCACCTATTGGATCGAAAACACCACCCCAAAAGAACTGCGCCCAACCATCAAAAAAGCGGCTCTCGCCTGGAATATCGCCTTTGAAGCCGCTGGATTCAAAAATGCCGTGGTGATTAAAGAACAGCCCGATGATGCCGATTGGGAAGCTGGCGATATCCGGTACAATGTCTTGCGCTGGACCTCGTCCCCCAATCCACCATTTGGGGGATATGGTCCAAGCTTTGTCAACCCGCGAACCGGACAAATATTGGGTGCTGATATCATGCTCGAATTTGTATTTCTCACGAATAGCCTGCGCTATGACAAGCTCTTTGACAACGCGACACCCAACGCCGATTCAGACCTGCCCCAATACTGTTCCCTGGGCCACGAGCTACACGCATCCAACCTCTTTGGCACACAGGCCCTGCGCGTTTCTGGCGCATCCAAACTTGAAGTTGACGCACTGCTCAAAGAAAGCATCTACTATCTCATCCTGCACGAAATCGGCCACACGCTCGGTCTCAGCCACAACATGAAATCCAGTCAACTGCACACCCCAGCACAACTCCACGACAAAAGCCGAACCGACAAAATGGGCCTCACCGGTTCGGTCATGGACTATCCAGGCGTCAACCTCTCATTGCCCGGGCAAAAACAGGGCCATTACTACACCACACGCCCTGGTCCCTACGATATTTGGGCTATTGAATTTGGATATTCTCCCGGGCGGGACAATATCAAAGACGAACAAAAACGCCTCGAAAAAATTCTCGCGCGCTCCACAGAACCCAAACTCATGTTTGGCAATGACGCCGACGACATGCGCTCGTCGAATCGCGGCATTGACCCGCGCGTGATGATCTACGACCTCAGCAGCGATGCCATCGTCCACGCCACGGGTCGGATTGAACTGGTAAACGACGTCAAAAACAAAATCCTCGCAAAGTACAACACGCCAGGCAACACCTATCACGAACTGAAAACGGCCTACCTCATTCTCACTGCGCAGCACCGCAATGCCGCAATCGTACTCTCCCGTTATATCGGCGGCATTTACGTTGACCGCGCAGTCATCGGTCAAACCGGCGCAACCCGGCCATTCACGCCAGTAGCTCTCGCCGACCAGAAACGCGCGATGGAAGCACTCGCCAAATACGTCCTATCGCCCAATGCGTTTGATATGCCGTCCGGGCTCTATAACCATTTGCAGGAACAACGACGCGGATTCGGCTTCTCCCGCGCCCCAGAAGACCCCAAAATTCACGACCGCGTAATCGGCATTCAACAACGCGTCTTCAGCCACCTCTTACACCCGGCAGTTCAGGCCCGCCTGCTCGACACCGCGCTCTACGGCAACGAATACGCACTGTCCGATATGATGACCGACTTAACCAATGCCGTCTTTGCAGCAGACGCCGAAGGCACGGTCAATTCTTTCCGCCAGAACTTGCAGGCTGAATACGTCGATCGGCTCATCGACATCATCGACCCCGAAACCAAGCGGATCTATGCATCTCGCGCCATCGCTCTGCACAATCTCAAAGCCATTCAAAGCATGCTCAAAAATAAAAAAACAACCGATGCGAGCACCGAAGCCCACACCGGCTATATCCTCCACATGATTGAACAGGCACTGGATAAACGTTAG
- a CDS encoding MerR family transcriptional regulator, producing MLKIGEFSRLVNVPVKTLRYYDEIGLFKSDYIDEQTGYRFYSFEQLPRLNRLLALKDLGMSLSQIDQMLQEDLSADQLRDMLLQKQIELEDLARDIRERIARVEARLSIIEMEDKMPDYEVVIKTVDPVLVASKQEAVPHFAAIGSVMDRLYNGVVAHIVKHKGQFAGPGITVWHENFKPEANIPIKKTIPEGDDVKVHELPGDQMACLVHHGGFEGFPRAYQAGVQWIEANGYEITGPNREVYLQFRPDGNPKDYVTEIQFPVAKA from the coding sequence ATGCTCAAAATAGGAGAATTTTCCAGGCTTGTCAACGTGCCGGTCAAGACGTTGCGCTACTACGATGAGATCGGTTTGTTCAAATCCGATTACATTGATGAGCAAACCGGCTACCGCTTTTACTCTTTCGAGCAACTCCCGCGGCTCAATCGCCTGCTGGCGCTCAAAGACCTGGGTATGTCGCTGAGCCAGATTGATCAAATGCTGCAAGAAGATCTTTCGGCTGATCAACTGCGCGATATGCTTTTGCAAAAACAGATCGAACTCGAAGATCTTGCCAGAGATATCCGGGAACGCATTGCCCGCGTGGAAGCCAGACTGAGTATTATTGAAATGGAGGATAAAATGCCAGATTATGAAGTTGTCATTAAAACGGTTGATCCGGTTCTGGTCGCTTCTAAACAGGAGGCCGTTCCCCACTTTGCCGCCATCGGCTCTGTTATGGACCGCCTGTACAATGGGGTTGTCGCCCATATTGTGAAACACAAGGGACAGTTTGCGGGACCGGGCATTACGGTATGGCATGAAAATTTTAAACCCGAGGCAAACATACCGATCAAAAAAACCATACCAGAAGGTGATGACGTCAAGGTCCACGAGTTGCCGGGTGATCAAATGGCGTGCCTGGTGCATCACGGAGGCTTTGAAGGTTTTCCACGAGCCTATCAAGCGGGCGTTCAGTGGATTGAGGCCAATGGCTATGAGATCACCGGACCGAACCGGGAAGTGTATTTGCAATTTAGACCCGATGGCAATCCAAAGGATTATGTGACGGAAATACAGTTCCCTGTCGCAAAAGCATGA
- a CDS encoding DUF420 domain-containing protein — protein sequence MSITDLPATNAFLNGLCTIFLLLGFIYIKRGDIKTHQKCMVTALILSALFLTSYLIYHSQVGSVPYPHRDWTRPIYFAILIPHIILAAVNVPFIIALVWRAYKGEFDRHRRLARWVWPSWIFVSITGVIIYLMLYQQ from the coding sequence ATGTCCATCACAGACCTGCCCGCGACAAACGCTTTTCTCAACGGACTTTGCACCATCTTTCTGCTGTTGGGATTCATCTATATCAAACGCGGCGACATCAAAACGCACCAAAAATGCATGGTCACAGCGTTGATCTTATCGGCTCTGTTTCTGACCTCATACCTCATCTATCACAGCCAGGTCGGCTCTGTGCCCTATCCACACCGCGATTGGACGCGCCCGATCTACTTTGCCATACTCATTCCGCACATCATCCTCGCCGCTGTCAACGTGCCCTTCATCATCGCGCTGGTCTGGCGAGCCTACAAAGGCGAATTTGATCGCCACCGCCGCCTGGCCCGATGGGTTTGGCCCAGTTGGATATTTGTCTCAATTACCGGCGTCATCATCTACCTGATGCTCTATCAACAGTAG